A genomic window from Macaca mulatta isolate MMU2019108-1 chromosome 19, T2T-MMU8v2.0, whole genome shotgun sequence includes:
- the ZNF613 gene encoding zinc finger protein 613 isoform X1, with translation MIKSQESLTLEDVAVEFTWEEWQLLGPAQKDLYRDVMLENYSNLVSVGYQASKPDALSKLEQGEPWTVENEIHSQICPEIKKVDNHLQMHSQNQRCLKRVEQCHKHNAFGNIIHQRKSDFPLRQNHDTFDLHGKILKSNLRLINQNKRYEIKKSVGVNGDGKSFLHAKHEQFNNEMNFPKGGNSMNTNSQFIKHQQTQKIDKPHVCTECGKAFLKKSRLIYHQRVHTGEKPHGCSICGKAFSRKSGLTEHQRNHTGEKPYECTECDKAFRWKSQLNAHQKIHTGEKSYICSDCGKGFIKKSRLINHQRVHTGEKPHGCSLCGKVFSKKSRLTEHQRTHTGEKPYECTECDKAFRWKSQLNAHQKAHTGEKSYICSDCGKGFIQKGNLIVHQRIHTGEKPYICNECGKGFIQKGNLLIHRRTHTGEKPYVCNECGKGFSQKTCLISHQRFHTGKTPFVCTECGKSCSHKSGLINHQRIHTGEKPYTCSDCGKAFRDKSCLNRHRRTHTGERPYGCSDCGKAFSHLSCLVYHKGMLHAREKRVSSVKLENPFSESHSLSHTNDLIQDKDSVNMVTVHMPSVAAQTSLTNSEFQADSKVAIVSQPVARSLVSADSRICTE, from the exons ATGATCAAGTCCCAG GAATCACTGACCCTGGAGGATGTGGCTGTGGAGTTCACCTGGGAGGAGTGGCAGCTCCTCGGCCCTGCTCAGAAGGACCTGTACCGGGACGTGATGTTGGAGAACTATAGCAACCTGGTGTCAGTGG GGTATCAAGCCAGCAAGCCAGATGCACTCTCCAAGTTGGAACAAGGAGAACCATGGACAGTAGAAAATGAAATCCACAGCCAAATCTGTCCAG AAATCAAGAAAGTTGACAATCATCTACAGATGCACTCACAAAACCAAAGATGTCTGAAGAGAGTGGAACAATGCCATAAACATAATGCATTTGGAAACATCATTCATCAGAGGAAAAGTGATTTTCCTTTAAGGCAAAATCATGATACATTTGACTTACATGGGAAAATACTGAAATCAAATTTACGTTTAATCAACCAGAACAAAAGGTATGAAATCAAGAAGTCTGTGGGGGTTAATGGAGATGGGAAATCCTTCCTTCATGCCAAGCATGAACAGTTTAATAATGAAATGAACTTCCCCAAAGGTGGAAATTCTATGAATACAAATTCACAATTCATTAAGCATCAGCAAactcaaaaaatagataaacccCATGTATGCACTGAGTGCGGGAAGGCTTTCCTCAAGAAGTCTCGCCTCATCTATCATCagagagttcacactggagagaaacctcaTGGATGCAGTATATGTGGGAAAGCCTTCTCCAGAAAGTCCGGGCTTACTGAACACCAGAGAAatcacacaggagagaaaccctatgaatgcaCTGAATGTGACAAAGCATTCCGCTGGAAATCACAGCTCAATGCGCACCAGAAaattcatacaggagagaaaTCATATATATGCAGTGATTGTGGAAAAGGCTTCATCAAGAAGTCTCGgctcattaatcatcagagagttcatacaggagagaaaccaCATGGATGCAGCCTGTGTGGGAAAGTCTTCTCCAAAAAGTCCAGGCTCACTGAACACCAGAGAactcatacaggagagaaaccctatgaatgcaCTGAATGTGACAAAGCATTCCGCTGGAAATCACAGCTCAATGCGCATCAGAAAGCTCACACAGGAGAGAAGTCATATATATGCAGTGATTGTGGAAAAGGCTTCATTCAGAAGGGAAATCTCATTGTACATCAGCGAATTCATACTGGGGAAAAACCCTATATAtgcaatgaatgtgggaaagGCTTCATCCAAAAGGGTAATCTCCTTATTCATCGACgtactcacactggagagaaaccctatgtatgcaatgaatgtgggaaagGCTTCAGCCAGAAGACATGCTTAATATCGCATCAGAGATTTCACACAGGAAAGACACCCTTTGTATGTACTGAGTGTGGAAAATCCTGTTCACACAAGTCGGGTCTCATTAACCACCAGAGaattcacacaggagaaaaaccctatacATGCAGTGACTGTGGGAAAGCTTTCAGAGATAAATCATGTCTCAACAGACATCGGAGAACTCATACAGGGGAGAGACCCTATGGATGCTCTGATTGTGGGAAAGCTTTCTCCCACTTGTCATGCCTTGTTTATCATAAGGGAATGCTGCATGCAAGAGAGAAACGTGTAAGTTCAGTCAAATTGGAAAATCCTTTCTCAGAGAGTCATAGCTTATCACATACAAATGATCTCATACAGGATAAAGACTCTGTTAACATGGTGACTGTGCACATGCCTTCTGTGGCAGCTCAGACTTCATTAACTAACAGTGAGTTCCAAGCAGATAGCAAAGTAGCCATTGTGAGCCAGCCTGTTGCCAGAAGTTTAGTCTCAGCAGATAGTAGAATTTGCACAGAATAA
- the ZNF613 gene encoding zinc finger protein 613 isoform X4, with protein MLENYSNLVSVGYQASKPDALSKLEQGEPWTVENEIHSQICPEIKKVDNHLQMHSQNQRCLKRVEQCHKHNAFGNIIHQRKSDFPLRQNHDTFDLHGKILKSNLRLINQNKRYEIKKSVGVNGDGKSFLHAKHEQFNNEMNFPKGGNSMNTNSQFIKHQQTQKIDKPHVCTECGKAFLKKSRLIYHQRVHTGEKPHGCSICGKAFSRKSGLTEHQRNHTGEKPYECTECDKAFRWKSQLNAHQKIHTGEKSYICSDCGKGFIKKSRLINHQRVHTGEKPHGCSLCGKVFSKKSRLTEHQRTHTGEKPYECTECDKAFRWKSQLNAHQKAHTGEKSYICSDCGKGFIQKGNLIVHQRIHTGEKPYICNECGKGFIQKGNLLIHRRTHTGEKPYVCNECGKGFSQKTCLISHQRFHTGKTPFVCTECGKSCSHKSGLINHQRIHTGEKPYTCSDCGKAFRDKSCLNRHRRTHTGERPYGCSDCGKAFSHLSCLVYHKGMLHAREKRGHLDNQQCLKRMEQCYEHNAFENMVHLGQNHFPLRQNHGKTQILNRTGSHEIEFL; from the exons ATGTTGGAGAACTATAGCAACCTGGTGTCAGTGG GGTATCAAGCCAGCAAGCCAGATGCACTCTCCAAGTTGGAACAAGGAGAACCATGGACAGTAGAAAATGAAATCCACAGCCAAATCTGTCCAG AAATCAAGAAAGTTGACAATCATCTACAGATGCACTCACAAAACCAAAGATGTCTGAAGAGAGTGGAACAATGCCATAAACATAATGCATTTGGAAACATCATTCATCAGAGGAAAAGTGATTTTCCTTTAAGGCAAAATCATGATACATTTGACTTACATGGGAAAATACTGAAATCAAATTTACGTTTAATCAACCAGAACAAAAGGTATGAAATCAAGAAGTCTGTGGGGGTTAATGGAGATGGGAAATCCTTCCTTCATGCCAAGCATGAACAGTTTAATAATGAAATGAACTTCCCCAAAGGTGGAAATTCTATGAATACAAATTCACAATTCATTAAGCATCAGCAAactcaaaaaatagataaacccCATGTATGCACTGAGTGCGGGAAGGCTTTCCTCAAGAAGTCTCGCCTCATCTATCATCagagagttcacactggagagaaacctcaTGGATGCAGTATATGTGGGAAAGCCTTCTCCAGAAAGTCCGGGCTTACTGAACACCAGAGAAatcacacaggagagaaaccctatgaatgcaCTGAATGTGACAAAGCATTCCGCTGGAAATCACAGCTCAATGCGCACCAGAAaattcatacaggagagaaaTCATATATATGCAGTGATTGTGGAAAAGGCTTCATCAAGAAGTCTCGgctcattaatcatcagagagttcatacaggagagaaaccaCATGGATGCAGCCTGTGTGGGAAAGTCTTCTCCAAAAAGTCCAGGCTCACTGAACACCAGAGAactcatacaggagagaaaccctatgaatgcaCTGAATGTGACAAAGCATTCCGCTGGAAATCACAGCTCAATGCGCATCAGAAAGCTCACACAGGAGAGAAGTCATATATATGCAGTGATTGTGGAAAAGGCTTCATTCAGAAGGGAAATCTCATTGTACATCAGCGAATTCATACTGGGGAAAAACCCTATATAtgcaatgaatgtgggaaagGCTTCATCCAAAAGGGTAATCTCCTTATTCATCGACgtactcacactggagagaaaccctatgtatgcaatgaatgtgggaaagGCTTCAGCCAGAAGACATGCTTAATATCGCATCAGAGATTTCACACAGGAAAGACACCCTTTGTATGTACTGAGTGTGGAAAATCCTGTTCACACAAGTCGGGTCTCATTAACCACCAGAGaattcacacaggagaaaaaccctatacATGCAGTGACTGTGGGAAAGCTTTCAGAGATAAATCATGTCTCAACAGACATCGGAGAACTCATACAGGGGAGAGACCCTATGGATGCTCTGATTGTGGGAAAGCTTTCTCCCACTTGTCATGCCTTGTTTATCATAAGGGAATGCTGCATGCAAGAGAGAAACGT GGACATTTGGATAATCAACAATGTCTGAAGAGAATGGAACAATGCTATGAACATAATGCCTTTGAAAATATGGTTCATCTGGGCCAGAATCATTTTCCTTTAAGGCAAAATCATGGAAAAACTCAAATTTTAAACAGAACAGGAAGCCATGAAATAGAGTTCTTATGA
- the ZNF613 gene encoding zinc finger protein 613 isoform X3 — translation MLENYSNLVSVGYQASKPDALSKLEQGEPWTVENEIHSQICPEIKKVDNHLQMHSQNQRCLKRVEQCHKHNAFGNIIHQRKSDFPLRQNHDTFDLHGKILKSNLRLINQNKRYEIKKSVGVNGDGKSFLHAKHEQFNNEMNFPKGGNSMNTNSQFIKHQQTQKIDKPHVCTECGKAFLKKSRLIYHQRVHTGEKPHGCSICGKAFSRKSGLTEHQRNHTGEKPYECTECDKAFRWKSQLNAHQKIHTGEKSYICSDCGKGFIKKSRLINHQRVHTGEKPHGCSLCGKVFSKKSRLTEHQRTHTGEKPYECTECDKAFRWKSQLNAHQKAHTGEKSYICSDCGKGFIQKGNLIVHQRIHTGEKPYICNECGKGFIQKGNLLIHRRTHTGEKPYVCNECGKGFSQKTCLISHQRFHTGKTPFVCTECGKSCSHKSGLINHQRIHTGEKPYTCSDCGKAFRDKSCLNRHRRTHTGERPYGCSDCGKAFSHLSCLVYHKGMLHAREKRVSSVKLENPFSESHSLSHTNDLIQDKDSVNMVTVHMPSVAAQTSLTNSEFQADSKVAIVSQPVARSLVSADSRICTE, via the exons ATGTTGGAGAACTATAGCAACCTGGTGTCAGTGG GGTATCAAGCCAGCAAGCCAGATGCACTCTCCAAGTTGGAACAAGGAGAACCATGGACAGTAGAAAATGAAATCCACAGCCAAATCTGTCCAG AAATCAAGAAAGTTGACAATCATCTACAGATGCACTCACAAAACCAAAGATGTCTGAAGAGAGTGGAACAATGCCATAAACATAATGCATTTGGAAACATCATTCATCAGAGGAAAAGTGATTTTCCTTTAAGGCAAAATCATGATACATTTGACTTACATGGGAAAATACTGAAATCAAATTTACGTTTAATCAACCAGAACAAAAGGTATGAAATCAAGAAGTCTGTGGGGGTTAATGGAGATGGGAAATCCTTCCTTCATGCCAAGCATGAACAGTTTAATAATGAAATGAACTTCCCCAAAGGTGGAAATTCTATGAATACAAATTCACAATTCATTAAGCATCAGCAAactcaaaaaatagataaacccCATGTATGCACTGAGTGCGGGAAGGCTTTCCTCAAGAAGTCTCGCCTCATCTATCATCagagagttcacactggagagaaacctcaTGGATGCAGTATATGTGGGAAAGCCTTCTCCAGAAAGTCCGGGCTTACTGAACACCAGAGAAatcacacaggagagaaaccctatgaatgcaCTGAATGTGACAAAGCATTCCGCTGGAAATCACAGCTCAATGCGCACCAGAAaattcatacaggagagaaaTCATATATATGCAGTGATTGTGGAAAAGGCTTCATCAAGAAGTCTCGgctcattaatcatcagagagttcatacaggagagaaaccaCATGGATGCAGCCTGTGTGGGAAAGTCTTCTCCAAAAAGTCCAGGCTCACTGAACACCAGAGAactcatacaggagagaaaccctatgaatgcaCTGAATGTGACAAAGCATTCCGCTGGAAATCACAGCTCAATGCGCATCAGAAAGCTCACACAGGAGAGAAGTCATATATATGCAGTGATTGTGGAAAAGGCTTCATTCAGAAGGGAAATCTCATTGTACATCAGCGAATTCATACTGGGGAAAAACCCTATATAtgcaatgaatgtgggaaagGCTTCATCCAAAAGGGTAATCTCCTTATTCATCGACgtactcacactggagagaaaccctatgtatgcaatgaatgtgggaaagGCTTCAGCCAGAAGACATGCTTAATATCGCATCAGAGATTTCACACAGGAAAGACACCCTTTGTATGTACTGAGTGTGGAAAATCCTGTTCACACAAGTCGGGTCTCATTAACCACCAGAGaattcacacaggagaaaaaccctatacATGCAGTGACTGTGGGAAAGCTTTCAGAGATAAATCATGTCTCAACAGACATCGGAGAACTCATACAGGGGAGAGACCCTATGGATGCTCTGATTGTGGGAAAGCTTTCTCCCACTTGTCATGCCTTGTTTATCATAAGGGAATGCTGCATGCAAGAGAGAAACGTGTAAGTTCAGTCAAATTGGAAAATCCTTTCTCAGAGAGTCATAGCTTATCACATACAAATGATCTCATACAGGATAAAGACTCTGTTAACATGGTGACTGTGCACATGCCTTCTGTGGCAGCTCAGACTTCATTAACTAACAGTGAGTTCCAAGCAGATAGCAAAGTAGCCATTGTGAGCCAGCCTGTTGCCAGAAGTTTAGTCTCAGCAGATAGTAGAATTTGCACAGAATAA
- the ZNF613 gene encoding zinc finger protein 613 isoform X2, translating to MIKSQESLTLEDVAVEFTWEEWQLLGPAQKDLYRDVMLENYSNLVSVGYQASKPDALSKLEQGEPWTVENEIHSQICPEIKKVDNHLQMHSQNQRCLKRVEQCHKHNAFGNIIHQRKSDFPLRQNHDTFDLHGKILKSNLRLINQNKRYEIKKSVGVNGDGKSFLHAKHEQFNNEMNFPKGGNSMNTNSQFIKHQQTQKIDKPHVCTECGKAFLKKSRLIYHQRVHTGEKPHGCSICGKAFSRKSGLTEHQRNHTGEKPYECTECDKAFRWKSQLNAHQKIHTGEKSYICSDCGKGFIKKSRLINHQRVHTGEKPHGCSLCGKVFSKKSRLTEHQRTHTGEKPYECTECDKAFRWKSQLNAHQKAHTGEKSYICSDCGKGFIQKGNLIVHQRIHTGEKPYICNECGKGFIQKGNLLIHRRTHTGEKPYVCNECGKGFSQKTCLISHQRFHTGKTPFVCTECGKSCSHKSGLINHQRIHTGEKPYTCSDCGKAFRDKSCLNRHRRTHTGERPYGCSDCGKAFSHLSCLVYHKGMLHAREKRGHLDNQQCLKRMEQCYEHNAFENMVHLGQNHFPLRQNHGKTQILNRTGSHEIEFL from the exons ATGATCAAGTCCCAG GAATCACTGACCCTGGAGGATGTGGCTGTGGAGTTCACCTGGGAGGAGTGGCAGCTCCTCGGCCCTGCTCAGAAGGACCTGTACCGGGACGTGATGTTGGAGAACTATAGCAACCTGGTGTCAGTGG GGTATCAAGCCAGCAAGCCAGATGCACTCTCCAAGTTGGAACAAGGAGAACCATGGACAGTAGAAAATGAAATCCACAGCCAAATCTGTCCAG AAATCAAGAAAGTTGACAATCATCTACAGATGCACTCACAAAACCAAAGATGTCTGAAGAGAGTGGAACAATGCCATAAACATAATGCATTTGGAAACATCATTCATCAGAGGAAAAGTGATTTTCCTTTAAGGCAAAATCATGATACATTTGACTTACATGGGAAAATACTGAAATCAAATTTACGTTTAATCAACCAGAACAAAAGGTATGAAATCAAGAAGTCTGTGGGGGTTAATGGAGATGGGAAATCCTTCCTTCATGCCAAGCATGAACAGTTTAATAATGAAATGAACTTCCCCAAAGGTGGAAATTCTATGAATACAAATTCACAATTCATTAAGCATCAGCAAactcaaaaaatagataaacccCATGTATGCACTGAGTGCGGGAAGGCTTTCCTCAAGAAGTCTCGCCTCATCTATCATCagagagttcacactggagagaaacctcaTGGATGCAGTATATGTGGGAAAGCCTTCTCCAGAAAGTCCGGGCTTACTGAACACCAGAGAAatcacacaggagagaaaccctatgaatgcaCTGAATGTGACAAAGCATTCCGCTGGAAATCACAGCTCAATGCGCACCAGAAaattcatacaggagagaaaTCATATATATGCAGTGATTGTGGAAAAGGCTTCATCAAGAAGTCTCGgctcattaatcatcagagagttcatacaggagagaaaccaCATGGATGCAGCCTGTGTGGGAAAGTCTTCTCCAAAAAGTCCAGGCTCACTGAACACCAGAGAactcatacaggagagaaaccctatgaatgcaCTGAATGTGACAAAGCATTCCGCTGGAAATCACAGCTCAATGCGCATCAGAAAGCTCACACAGGAGAGAAGTCATATATATGCAGTGATTGTGGAAAAGGCTTCATTCAGAAGGGAAATCTCATTGTACATCAGCGAATTCATACTGGGGAAAAACCCTATATAtgcaatgaatgtgggaaagGCTTCATCCAAAAGGGTAATCTCCTTATTCATCGACgtactcacactggagagaaaccctatgtatgcaatgaatgtgggaaagGCTTCAGCCAGAAGACATGCTTAATATCGCATCAGAGATTTCACACAGGAAAGACACCCTTTGTATGTACTGAGTGTGGAAAATCCTGTTCACACAAGTCGGGTCTCATTAACCACCAGAGaattcacacaggagaaaaaccctatacATGCAGTGACTGTGGGAAAGCTTTCAGAGATAAATCATGTCTCAACAGACATCGGAGAACTCATACAGGGGAGAGACCCTATGGATGCTCTGATTGTGGGAAAGCTTTCTCCCACTTGTCATGCCTTGTTTATCATAAGGGAATGCTGCATGCAAGAGAGAAACGT GGACATTTGGATAATCAACAATGTCTGAAGAGAATGGAACAATGCTATGAACATAATGCCTTTGAAAATATGGTTCATCTGGGCCAGAATCATTTTCCTTTAAGGCAAAATCATGGAAAAACTCAAATTTTAAACAGAACAGGAAGCCATGAAATAGAGTTCTTATGA
- the ZNF350 gene encoding zinc finger protein 350, with the protein MIQAQESVTLEDVAVDFTWEEWQLLGPAQKDLYRDVMLENYSNLVAVGYQASKPDVFFKLEQGEPPWTTEDGIHSGACSEIWKVDDHVLKRLHSESLVNRRKQCHEHDAFENIVHCSKSQFLLGQNHDIFDLHGKSLKSNLTLVNKSKGYEIKNSCEFTGNGDSFLHANHERLHTAIKFPASQKLISTKSQFINPKHQKTRKLEKHHVCSECGKAFIKKSWLTDHQVMHTGEKPHRCSLCEKAFSRKFMLTEHQRTHTGEKPYECPECGKAFLKKSRLNIHQKTHTGEKPYICSECGKGFIQKGNLIVHQRIHTGEKPYICSECGKGFIQKTCLIAHQRFHTGKTPFVCSECGKSCSQKSGLIKHQRIHTGEKPFECSECGKAFSTKQKLIVHQRTHTGERPYGCNECGKAFAYMSCLVKHKRIHTREKQDAVKVENPPAERHSILHTSDVMQEKNSANGVTTQVSSVTPQTSLNISGLLANRNIVLVGQPVVRCAASGDDRGFAQDRNLVNAVNVVVPSVINYVLFYVTENP; encoded by the exons GAATCCGTAACACTGGAGGATGTGGCTGTGGACTTCACCTGGGAGGAGTGGCAGCTTCTGGGCCCTGCTCAGAAGGACCTGTACCGGGACGTGATGTTGGAGAACTACAGCAACCTGGTGGCAGTGG GGTATCAAGCCAGCAAACCGGATGTATTCTTCAAGTTGGAACAAGGAGAACCACCATGGACAACAGAAGATGGAATCCACAGTGGAGCCTGTTCAG aaatCTGGAAAGTTGATGATCATGTGCTGAAGCGCTTGCATAGTGAAAGCCTAGTGAACAGAAGGAAACAATGTCATGAACATGATGCATTTGAAAATATCGTTCATTGCAGCAAAAGTCAGTTTCTGTTAGGGCAAAATCATGATATATTTGACTTACATGGAAAAAGTTTGAAATCAAATTTAACTTTAGTTAATAAGAGCAAAGGCTATGAAATAAAGAACTCTTGTGAGTTTACTGGAAATGGGGACTCCTTTCTTCATGCTAACCATGAACGACTTCATACTGCAATTAAATTCCCTGCAAGTCAAAAACTCATCAGCACTAAGTCCCAATTCATCAATCCCAAGCATCAGAAAACACGAAAATTGGAGAAGCATCATGTatgcagtgaatgtgggaaagccttcatcAAGAAGTCTTGGCTAACTGATCACCAGGTAATgcatacaggagagaaaccccACAGATGTAGTCTGTGTGAGAAAGCCTTCTCCAGAAAGTTCATGCTCACTGAACATCAGCGAACTCATACGGGAGAAAAACCTTATGAATGCCctgaatgtggcaaagcctttctCAAGAAATCACGGCTCAACATACATCAGAAAACACATACCGGAGAGAAACCCTATAtatgcagtgaatgtggaaaagGCTTCATCCAGAAAGGAAATCTCATTGTACACCAGCGAATTCATACAGGTGAGAAACCTTATAtatgcagtgaatgtggaaaagGCTTCATTCAGAAGACTTGCCTCATAGCTCATCAGAGATTTCACACGGGAAAGACGCCCTTTGtgtgcagtgaatgtggaaaatCCTGTTCTCAGAAGTCAGGTCTCATTAAACATCAAAGaattcacacaggagagaaacccttTGAATGtagtgaatgtgggaaagcctttagcACAAAGCAAAAGCTCATTGTCCATCAAAGGACTCATACAGGAGAGAGACCCTATGGCTGCAACGAGTGTGGGAAAGCATTTGCTTATATGTCGTGCCTGGTTAAGCATAAGAGAATACACACGAGGGAGAAACAAGATGCAGTCAAGGTGGAAAATCCTCCTGCAGAGAGGCACAGCATATTACACACCAGTGATGTCATGCAGGAGAAAAACTCCGCTAACGGGGTGACTACACAAGTGTCTTCTGTGACCCCTCAGACATCACTAAACATCAGCGGCCTCCTTGCAAACAGGAACATAGTCCTTGTGGGACAGCCAGTGGTCAGATGTGCAGCCTCAGGAGATGATAGAGGATTTGCACAGGACAGAAACCTTGTGAATGCGGTGAATGTGGTTGTGCCTTCCGTGATCAATTATGTCTTATTTTATGTTACAGAAAACCCATAG